From the genome of Leptotrichia sp. oral taxon 847:
GTCGTCTGCCCCGTGTCCAGGCGCTGTATGAACTGCTCCAGTACCTGCATCTATTGTTACATAATCAGCATTCATTACCAATCCTTTTCTATCTAAAAACGGATGCTTGTAGTGAGTGTACTCCAATTCTGTCCCTTTAAATTCTTTTAATAATTCATACGACAAGTCCAATGTTTTAAACACATCTTCAGCTAATTCTTTTGCAACAATCAAATTTCCTTTTTCAGTTTTGTACAACCCGTAATCAAATTCAGGATGCAAAAATACCCCCAAGTTTGCTGGTAATGTCCAAGGTGTTGTTGTCCAAATTAAGATGTTTGCTTTGTCCACACCTAATTTATCAGCTAAATCTTTTTCTCCTTCAAATTTCACATAAATTGAGTGTGAAGTTATATCTTTATATTCAATTTCTGCCTCTGCAAGTGCAGTTTCAGTGGTAGGCGACCAGTACACTGGTTTTAACCCTTTATAAATGTATCCATTTTCATAAATTTCTTTAAATACTTTTAGTTGTTCTGCTTCGAATTCAGGTTTCAAAGTAACATAAGGATTGTTCCAATCCCCAAAAATTCCAAGCCTTACAAACTCTTTTTTTTGTTTTTCCACCCATTTTAGTGCATACTTTTTACATTCTTGTCTTATTTGAAGAGGGGTCATCGCTCTTGCTTTTTCTCCCATTTCTTCCATTATTTTCCATTCAATCGGAAGACCGTGAGTATCCCATCCTGGAATATATGGAGCATTGTACCCTCTCATTCTTTTGTATTTTAAAATAATATCTTTTAACACTTTATTTAAGGCGTGCCCAATATGAATATCCCCATTTGCATATGGCGGTCCATCGTGCAGTACAAAAAATGGATGCCCTTCTTTTAATGATTTTTCGTAAATGTTTGATTTTGTCCAATCTCTTAAAGTCAATGGTTCTTTTTGTGCTAAGTTAGCTTTCATCTTAAAACTTGTTTTTGGCAGATTTAACGTTTTAGCATAATCTACTTTTTCAGTATTTTGATTTTCTGACATTACTTCCTCCTATTTTTTTCTTTTAATTTACTATTTTTTATGTCTTTTATTATATCACAATTTTATATATTTTTAAATAACTCTAGCCTGAATATCCTTAAATATACAAAATAAGGAGATACTAAAATTTCACCAACTTTAGTATTCTCCTTTTCTTTAACTGTTGCATTTACTTTTTCTAAACTTCATAATTTTTAGTTTTAAATTTTTAATGAAGCATTCCTGCTCCAATGAATGTTAAAATACCTAAAACAGCTGCATAAGCTATTGAATATTTGACAGTAAATTTAAGCATATCTCCTTCTTTACCCATTAATCCAACTGTTGAAGCGGCAATTGCAATATTTTGTGGAGAAATCATCTTTCCTCCTGTCGCTCCACCTGTACCAGCGGCAATATACAACGCTTTTAACGCATCATTTCCTCCTAATTTTACTTGAACTCCTCCGAATAACAAGTTAGAAGCTAAGTCACTTCCTGTTACAAATGTACCGATTGTTCCTAGGAATGGCGAAATAAATGGGAAGAATTTACCTGTTGCAGCAAATCCTTTTGCTATACTTCCTATCATTCCACTATGTTTCATAACTACTGACAACGCCACAATTCCCATAATTACTATAACTGAAGGTAATTTACTAAGAATCGTTTCTTTCAAAGTTTCAGCCATAACTTTTGGTTTTACTCCTTGAATAAATCCTGCAATAACTGTTGCTACAAATAGTGGCGCAGCTGGTGCTAAAATCCATTTGAATGTTACCCTCGGATCTCCGCCGTCTTTAAACCAAGCAGCTTCATGTCCAAAAGCAAAGTTAAATTGTGTTGTTGTAGGTTCTAGTGCTTTATGAACAGCTTCTACAACTGGACTTGTTCCAATGATTAAAATTATCATCAAAATATATGGAATCCAAGCCATAAACGCATCTTTTCCAGTAACAGCCTGACCTTTGTTATTAGCTTGTGCATTTTTATCTTCTTTAATAAAGATTTTAGTTGCTACTATCATCAAAATCATTGCAAATAAACTTGATAAAATTGTCGGTAATTCTGCACCCATTGTTTTTGCAATAAATGGTTGTGTTAAGTAACCAATAATTGATGCGATAACCACAGGTAAAATTCCTCTTCCAAAAGCTGCGTTTTTTCCACCATCAATTTCTTTATTAGCCATTATTACTAAAATAAATGGTATAATACATGTCAATACTAACAATAATAATGATGTGTAAAATGCTGTTTCCCCTGGATTCAAATTAAAGTTTGTAATCATTGTTGTTACAGGTAATCCAACTGTCCCAAATGCTGTTGGTGTTGAGTTTGCAATAAGACAAATTAATGCTGCATTTAATGGAGTAAATCCTAATGAAACCATGATTGCTGCTGGAATTGCAACTGCTGTCCCATATCCTGCAATACCTTCTATAAATCCACCAAATCCCCAAGCTAATATCAATGCTTGAGCTCTTTTATCCGTTGAAATGCTTCCTAACATTGATTTGATTGTTTCAATTTTACCAGTTTTTACTGATAAATCGTAAGCAAATAGCGCTGCAAATACTACAAATCCGATAGGCATCCACGCTGTCGCAAATCCTTCAATAATTGAAGCGAAAACCCCTTGAATCGGCATTCTCCACCCTGGCATAACAAAATTTAAAATAATTGCCACTACTAAACTGGCATACGCACTAAACATTGCTGATTTCTTTAAAAATGTCAGCAATATCAAAAATACAACTACTGGCACTAATCCAACTAAAAATTCCATTCCTGAACCTTCCTTCTCTTTATATTTTTTAAAAAAAGTTTAAAAAGAAAAATTCTTTTAAAAATTAAAACATTTAAAACATTTTATTTTTTAAAATCAATTTAGTTTTTTAAAAATTCTTTAATTTTTTAGGTTATATTTTATCAGATTTGTTTGACAACGATTACTTTTTTAATATAATAGTCTTTTGAAAAAATGACTTAGCTATTTGATATAAATAAAATCACAAGTTTCTAAACATTTCTAATTTAAATAATATTTATGACTTTTTAATAACCCAAATTTCTCACTTATATATTATCAAATTTTTCAAAAAAGTACAAATATTTTTTAAAAAAATTTGTTTTTACGATATTTGCACTTTTTTAATATTTTTTAAATTTTATTATAATCCTTTTCTCGTAAGCCCCACTCTTCCACGTTCTTTATCCAGTGACAATATTTTAACTTTAATAATCTGCCCCACCGACAGCTCTTTTGTCGCATCTTTTACAAATTTATCAGAAATTTCAGAAATATGAAGCAGTGCATCCCCTTTTAGCCCAATATCCACAAAAGCCCCAAATTTCGCCACATTTCTTACGGTTCCTTCGAGAACCATTCCCTCTTGCAAATCATCCATCTTCAAAATATCCGATCTCAAAAGAGGTTTTTCAAATTCATCACGCGGATCTCTTCTATCCTTTAAAAGAGCCTCATATACATCTTTTGCCGTTTCATTCCCAAATTCATTTTCAGATATAATTTTTTTCAAATCAACATTTTTCAATTTTTGTCTAACTTCTTTCAAATTATCCTTCAAATCACTAGCTTTACATCCAGCCTCTTTTAAAATAGTTTCAGCAACGTGATACGACTCAGGGTGAATAATCGTATTATCCAGAGGATTTTCACTACTAGGCACAACGACAAATCCAGCCATCTGCTCAAAAGCCTTTGCTCCCAAGCCTTTTACTTTCGTAAGCTCTTTTCTGTCCTTAAAATCTCCATTTTCGTGCCTATAATCCACAAGATTTTTAGCTACATTTTTCTTAATTCCAGATACAAAACTAAGTAATGCCCACGAAGCTGTATTAATATTGACTCCAACATTATTTACAACATGCTCAATCGTCTGTTCCAAAGTTTCATTCAGTTTTTTTTGATTCACATCGTGCTGATACATTCCGACTCCAATTGATTTTGGATCAATCTTCACAAGCTCAGCCATCGGATCCTGAATTCTTCTAGCAATCGAAATCGCTCCTCTAGCCGTTACATCCAAATCTGGAAACTCTTCAATCGCAATTTTTGAAGCTGAATAAACTGAAGCTCCTGCTTCACTTACAATCAAATATGACACAGGTTTTGATGCTTCCTTTATAACATCTGCCACAAAACTTTCAGTTTCACGAGAAGCGGTTCCATTCCCAATTGCAATGATATCAACATCGTATTTTTTAATGTAGTCCAAGATTTTTTTCTTTGCGGTTGCAAGCTGCTTTGAATTGTGCATTTCTTCAACAAGGAAAAGCACATCATTTGTTTCATAAAATCCATCTTTGTTAATAATTACTAATTTACAACCTGTTCTGTAACCAGGATCAAGGCCCATCAATGTTTTTTTAGTTAAAGGTGGCTGCAATAGTAATTTTTCCAAATTTTCAGAAAAAATATTAATCGCTTCTTCCTCAGCTTTTTCAGTATAAATATTTCTCACTTCGTTTTTTATCGACGGATAAGCCAATCTATCCAGCGAATCTTTTATAACTTCGCTCAAAAATTCAACTAAATTTTTATTTTCAAAAGTATTCAAAATAAAGTCCATTATAAATTTTTCAGTTTTTTCGTCAATTTCAATGTCAACTTTCAATATTTTTTCTTTTTCACCACGATTTATCGCCAAAATTCTATTAGAAGCCGCTTTTTTAATAAGCTCCGAATATTCATAGTAATCTTGATAAACCCCTTTTTCATCATTTTCTTTGTTTTTTTCTACAACTTTTGAAGTCAAAATTCCAAATTCTGAAATTTTGTTTCTCAAAAATTCCCTTATTTTCACATCCTCCGAAATATTTTGAGCAATGATTAAATGCACTCCATTAATCGCATCTTCAACCGATACAACTTCTTCACTCAAATATTTTTCTGCTTCTTTTTGTAACTCTTCAAAAGTAGTTGTCGAAAGCAATGCAAATTCTGTCAAAGGCTCTAGCCCTTGCTCTTTCGCAATATCTGCCTTTGTTTTTTTCTTTTTCTTGTAAGGCAAATAAAGGTCTTCCACTTCCTGAAGTTTTGTTGCACAAGTTATGCTGTTTTTAAGCTTGTCAGTCAATTTCCCCTGCTCTTCTATAAGTCTTAAAACTTCTTCTTTTCTCTTTTCCAAATTTCTGTAATAAGTAACTTTCTCAATTACATCTCTAATTTGCTCCTCGTCCAAATTTCCCGTAACTTCTTTTCTATAACGAGCAATAAACGGCACAGTCGACCCTTCGTCAAAAAGTTTTATTGTCTTTTCCACTTGTGACTCATTAAAATTTAGTTCATTTGCCACATTTTTTAAAATATCCACAACAATCTCCTTTATATTTTTCAATTTCATTTTATAAAATTATCTCAAAAAATCTTTTTGAATTTTTTTCAAATTTCTATCTATATCTTTTCTTTTCAAAGTTTCCCTTTTATCGTGAAGTTTTTTCCCTTTTGCAAGTGCAATTTCCACCTTTACTAACCTTTTTTTTGTATAAACTGAAAGTGGTACAATTGTGTAACCTTGTTCTTTAATCTTGGATTCCCATTTATTGATTTCTCTTCGACTCAAAAGTAATTTTCTCACTCTTGACTCTGGCACATTGTTAATATTTCCAAATTCGTAAGGTGTTATGTGCATATTCATTCTGAACCTCCCATTTCTTACGTCATGGGGTTCTAAAATCTTTAAAAATATTCAAAAATTTTCTAAGAAGTTTGATAGCTTTACACTACCCTTATTCTTTTAGGCGTGTTCAGCTCACCTCTATTGTATAGGACGCTTAAGTCCACAACTTTACTTTTTCTTAATATGTTTAATGCTCCATTACAATCTGCATTTATGAGTTTACCTTTTTTTGTTTGATATAGTCCTCTTTTTATCCTTTTTCCACTGAATACATATTCTTGTAGATTTTCTTTATCATATATTGGAATTTCATCTCCATCAAAGAAACTTGCTTTTGATGTATAACTTTCTTCTTGTAGTTTAAATTCTATTCCATATAGTTTACATAGATATATTAATTTATCTCTTAATTTTCTATATGGTATATTTACAAAATTTTGATTATTTATACTTCCTATATTTGAATTTCTTTGAAAGTCCTCATTATATCCTAGAACTAGTTTTCCTATATCATTATTAAGACAATAATTTATTATTATTCTTGCTGCTTTTGAAAGATAATCTTCTATGCGATTATTTCGCCTTCTAGCTATTCTCTTTTGCCTTAATGTTGTGCATTCAGTCTTTTGTTTATCTTTTATACTTTGTAATTTTGCATTTATCTTATTATAGTATTGATTAATAGATTTTAATTTTCTACCGTCTATTAGGAATGAAGCTCCAGCATTAGTTACACAAGTACAAAGATTATCTATACCTAAATCTATTCCTAGTCCATTTTCTTTATTTAATTCCCTTTGAACTTCTTCTACTTCATAAGTATATTGAATTTCAAAGTACCTAGAATGTTGTTTAGGTATTATTCTAATCTCCTTTATCTTCTTGTCTTTTAATATTGGCGGTAGTTTTATTGCGATTTCCTCATGTGTCTTTCTAAATGAATTTGAATAAGGAACTATCAGAATATCATCTTTTAATCTAACAAATCCTATAACAAGAGTTGTAAAACCATCCTTAGCAAGATATTTAGGTAATTTTATTTTTTTAATATCATATTGACCATTTTTAGCAAGTTTTAAAAGTCCAAAAAATGATTTAAAACTTCCGTCTGCTTCTTTTAGAATTTGTTGAGCCATATTAGAATTTAACTTCTTATAGTTCTCACTATTTTTAAGCATTTTATAGTTTTCATTATAACTTAAATACTTTTTCTTATTAAAATAGTATTGTCTAACATTATATATAGCTTCATTAGTTAAGTTCTTGGCTATATGAGATAAATATTTTAAATTTCTAAACTCCTTTTTACTAAGATGTTTTACCTGTTGTTTTAATGTTAAATACATATATAATCACCTCCTTTTCATCAGAGATATTATACTATATATTCTACATTTTAACTATCAAAAAGTAATATTTTTTATTTATTTTTAAATATTTTTAAAGTTTTTAAAACCCCACAACAGTGGGAAGCGTCGTTCACATAAGTGCGCTACTACTTATGCAGTTCTCTTATGAACTTCTTGTTATCTCTAACAAGCACAGACTATATCTTATCCATATCCTATTTCAAGGACTTAGGCGAAACCACTTCCAATACCAATCGCTTGTATTGTACTCCCCTCACGAGGGATAGTCGTTGAACTTTCCTTTTCAGGCTTAGCTGCTGATTGTCTATTATCATAATACTTAGGTTTTAACCTTATACCATCTAGTATATTTTTTCTGATTTCTCCACTATCACACTTGTACCATATTTTAACGAAGATACTATGTTGTAGTTATACTAGCTTTAAGAGTTCCCAGCAATTCAGTTTCTTTGTTGCACAGTTCTTTCTGTGTCTACATACAAGTTTCCCTATATGCTTACTAAAATTCTCAAACAATTCATCTCACGACTAAAAGTCGCGAGTGTTCTTGCATTATTTAATAAAAACTTCATTTCTTATAATTCTTACGAAACTCTCTTTTATACTTATCTTACCAGCTTTTACAGATTTTACTTCTGTTCCCACAAGCTCGATTCCAGCCTCCAATTTTTCCTCTATAAAATAGTCATGATACGCTTTTTTATTTTTTGCTAAAATCATATCTTCCCCCTTTTATTGACTTGCTATTCCAAGTGAAAATAGTTTTATTAAATCTTTATTTTCATTTGCGTTAAGTAGCCATTTATCTCCATCTTTTACATAATTTATTTTAAAATTTTCATTCACAAAATTTACTTTATTTTCTTTAAATTTTTGTGCAAAGAAACTTTTTGTAAATTTTATTATTTCTTGTCTTGCTTGTTCATCCGTCATTTGTTTACTTTCAATAAATTTTGCTTTATCTTTTATTTGAATGTAGTACTCTGGCATAACACTCGTAATATTAGGATAATTTACTTTAAGGTCCATTTGAGCTTTATCACCATTTACTTCAACTTTTTTTATTTTATATTTTATTCTTTTAAATCCTTCCTCAATGATTGAAAACTCCTCTTCGCTAAGATTTGAGCTCATTTTTTTTACTTTGTTGTAATCACCGGTTTTCATAATTTTCATAGTGTCATCAAAATTTTTTTCGATTTTTTGCTCCTCTTTATTTCCACAGCTTATAAGCATAAAAAAACAAAAACTTATTAAAATTAATATTTTT
Proteins encoded in this window:
- a CDS encoding L-lactate permease, translating into MEFLVGLVPVVVFLILLTFLKKSAMFSAYASLVVAIILNFVMPGWRMPIQGVFASIIEGFATAWMPIGFVVFAALFAYDLSVKTGKIETIKSMLGSISTDKRAQALILAWGFGGFIEGIAGYGTAVAIPAAIMVSLGFTPLNAALICLIANSTPTAFGTVGLPVTTMITNFNLNPGETAFYTSLLLLVLTCIIPFILVIMANKEIDGGKNAAFGRGILPVVIASIIGYLTQPFIAKTMGAELPTILSSLFAMILMIVATKIFIKEDKNAQANNKGQAVTGKDAFMAWIPYILMIILIIGTSPVVEAVHKALEPTTTQFNFAFGHEAAWFKDGGDPRVTFKWILAPAAPLFVATVIAGFIQGVKPKVMAETLKETILSKLPSVIVIMGIVALSVVMKHSGMIGSIAKGFAATGKFFPFISPFLGTIGTFVTGSDLASNLLFGGVQVKLGGNDALKALYIAAGTGGATGGKMISPQNIAIAASTVGLMGKEGDMLKFTVKYSIAYAAVLGILTFIGAGMLH
- a CDS encoding Tex family protein codes for the protein MKLKNIKEIVVDILKNVANELNFNESQVEKTIKLFDEGSTVPFIARYRKEVTGNLDEEQIRDVIEKVTYYRNLEKRKEEVLRLIEEQGKLTDKLKNSITCATKLQEVEDLYLPYKKKKKTKADIAKEQGLEPLTEFALLSTTTFEELQKEAEKYLSEEVVSVEDAINGVHLIIAQNISEDVKIREFLRNKISEFGILTSKVVEKNKENDEKGVYQDYYEYSELIKKAASNRILAINRGEKEKILKVDIEIDEKTEKFIMDFILNTFENKNLVEFLSEVIKDSLDRLAYPSIKNEVRNIYTEKAEEEAINIFSENLEKLLLQPPLTKKTLMGLDPGYRTGCKLVIINKDGFYETNDVLFLVEEMHNSKQLATAKKKILDYIKKYDVDIIAIGNGTASRETESFVADVIKEASKPVSYLIVSEAGASVYSASKIAIEEFPDLDVTARGAISIARRIQDPMAELVKIDPKSIGVGMYQHDVNQKKLNETLEQTIEHVVNNVGVNINTASWALLSFVSGIKKNVAKNLVDYRHENGDFKDRKELTKVKGLGAKAFEQMAGFVVVPSSENPLDNTIIHPESYHVAETILKEAGCKASDLKDNLKEVRQKLKNVDLKKIISENEFGNETAKDVYEALLKDRRDPRDEFEKPLLRSDILKMDDLQEGMVLEGTVRNVAKFGAFVDIGLKGDALLHISEISDKFVKDATKELSVGQIIKVKILSLDKERGRVGLTRKGL
- a CDS encoding SsrA-binding protein, which encodes MNMHITPYEFGNINNVPESRVRKLLLSRREINKWESKIKEQGYTIVPLSVYTKKRLVKVEIALAKGKKLHDKRETLKRKDIDRNLKKIQKDFLR
- a CDS encoding RNA-guided endonuclease InsQ/TnpB family protein, whose protein sequence is MYLTLKQQVKHLSKKEFRNLKYLSHIAKNLTNEAIYNVRQYYFNKKKYLSYNENYKMLKNSENYKKLNSNMAQQILKEADGSFKSFFGLLKLAKNGQYDIKKIKLPKYLAKDGFTTLVIGFVRLKDDILIVPYSNSFRKTHEEIAIKLPPILKDKKIKEIRIIPKQHSRYFEIQYTYEVEEVQRELNKENGLGIDLGIDNLCTCVTNAGASFLIDGRKLKSINQYYNKINAKLQSIKDKQKTECTTLRQKRIARRRNNRIEDYLSKAARIIINYCLNNDIGKLVLGYNEDFQRNSNIGSINNQNFVNIPYRKLRDKLIYLCKLYGIEFKLQEESYTSKASFFDGDEIPIYDKENLQEYVFSGKRIKRGLYQTKKGKLINADCNGALNILRKSKVVDLSVLYNRGELNTPKRIRVV